The genomic stretch GTAACGTTGATGGTTTTTGGTAAAGAATTTAAAGAGTGCACCTTAAAAGAATATGTGCCATATGGAACACTTTTTAAATAGAAGTCTCCATTAATATCTGTACTTAACTCTTTATAGAAACCTGTTCCTTTAACAACCACATAAGCACCAATTGCTGGCTCGTTATTATTAAATTTAATTTTTCCATAAAAGTCTCCATTCTGACTAAATGTTACAGAAGTTAAAAAGAAAAAAAGTAGCGTTCTAAAGAAAAGCATTGTCGATTATTTTTGACAAATATACTTTTATTTGTAATTAGTCTAAATAAATTTAGTTGATTTACAGAAAAATTAATTTTTAACTGCATACTCAAAAAGTATCACAATTTTAACCATATTATTTTTAATGATTCTAAATAAATGAGTATTATTTTTAATGATTCTATATAGTGGGGTTTTAAGAAAGCAGAATTTAAAGACACAATTTTTGATGATTTATTAGATTTTATTCTAAAATCAATCAGAAAGTAAAATTTAAAGAATTATTTTTTACTTCTTATGCTTTCTATAATTACTGTCAATAAAATTAAGCTTCCGCCTATAAAAGTATTAAAATCTGGAATTTCATTAACAAAGAGATAAGCAATTATAATTCCGAAAATTGGTTGAACACTGCTTATTATACTTGCGGTAGATATAGAGAAGTGTTTAAAAGAATTTACCATCATAGTATGTCCGATTGCTGTAGTTAAAATAGCGACTAACATTAATAAAGGTAACTCACTTTTTAGGTTAGAAAAATCACCAAAAAATAGCACAGGTGTTAATAGAATAGTAACAATTATCATTTGATGAAACATTAACATGCTGCTATTATACGTTTTTACATGCTTTTTTAACATTAAATTTCTTAAAGAATAGCAAAAAGCCGAAACAACCCCAAATAAAATACCTTGTAAGTAAGTATTTTCTAAAGAGAATTCTGGTACTAAAATAAACATACCTATTAATACTAAAGTTGCTAAAACAACATGAATTAAATTAAGTTTGCTTTTTGTAAAAAGAGGTTCTAGAAATGCTGTAATTACAGGAAAAGTATACATAGATAGCATACCTATGGCTACATTAGAAAGTTTTAAAGCATAAAAATAGGTTACCCAATGTGCACCCATAAAAAAACCGACTAAAACTAAAGACAATCTATCTTTTTTAGATTTTAATTTTAGATCTATTTTTTTAAACTTACAAAAGCCATAGATAAAAACTGCAGCTAAAAAAGCTCTAAATAAAATAATAGCTTCTGCAGAAAGGTTTATATATTTTCCTAAAACACCAGAGGTACTTACAAATAGTGTTGCTAGTAATAAAAACGATAAGTTTTTTATGTAAGAATTCTCCATTAAATTTTTTGTAAAATATTTAATGCCGTTTTCACTGTATCTATTCTTATAAATGTTATTAGTAAACGCAAGCCGTTTTTAGTTTCTTTCTCTTTCATTACACAGCTTTTACTATTTTGTTGCACGTATTTGAGCATTCTAGAAAATGCATCTGTTTGATAAAAATCACTTTGCTGATTAGAAACAAAGTAACCAATCATTCGTTTTTGTTTTAAAATGATTTTTTCTAAACCAAGTTCTTTAGCTAACCATTTAATTCTTACTGAATCTAATAAGTCTTCTACTTGCGTTGGTATTTCTCCGAATCTATCAATAATTTCAGATTCAAAAACTTGTAACTCTTCTTCTGTTTCTAAATTACCTAATTTGTTATAAAGGGCTAACCTTTCTGTAATAGAATTAATATAATCATCTGGAAACAAAATTTCGAAATCTGTATCAATAGCAACTTCTTTTACATATTCTTTAGGTTTCGAATTGTCTGTAGGGTACAATTCTTTAAATTCATTTTCTTTTAATTCTTCAATGGCTTCTTGTAGTATTTTCTGATAGGTGTCAAATCCAATATCATTAATAAATCCACTTTGTTCACCGCCTAATAAATCACCTGCACCACGAATTTCTAAATCTTTCATGGCAATGTTAATTCCGCTTCCTAAATCAGAAAATAAAACCAAGGCCTCTATACGTTTTCTAGCATCATCTGTCATCATGTGATAAGGTGGCGTAATAAAGTAACAAAA from Polaribacter marinaquae encodes the following:
- a CDS encoding DMT family transporter, with the translated sequence MENSYIKNLSFLLLATLFVSTSGVLGKYINLSAEAIILFRAFLAAVFIYGFCKFKKIDLKLKSKKDRLSLVLVGFFMGAHWVTYFYALKLSNVAIGMLSMYTFPVITAFLEPLFTKSKLNLIHVVLATLVLIGMFILVPEFSLENTYLQGILFGVVSAFCYSLRNLMLKKHVKTYNSSMLMFHQMIIVTILLTPVLFFGDFSNLKSELPLLMLVAILTTAIGHTMMVNSFKHFSISTASIISSVQPIFGIIIAYLFVNEIPDFNTFIGGSLILLTVIIESIRSKK